CACCTTCGCTGTGAGTGGAGCGATCTCGCGCCACGTCTCAAACCGGCCGCCGAGACCTGCGAGCGCCTGTTTGCGTGCCCGATTTTCCCTCTTGAGATGAGCGAATATGAGTATCGCTCCGGCGAATGCCGCCTTGCGCGGTGTGATCGAGATTGAAGACGTAGGCCTATGACCGTCGTTCCGACAGCGCAAGAAATCTCGATTCGCGGGCAACTCGGCCGCGTAGCCTCCTCTTTTCGTTTCCCGAGCGCTTCCCGGCCAGGTCGATCTCTAAGCGATCAGCAAAGTTCGCCGGCAGGATACAGCTGGCGGCGGCCTGCGCGGCGAATTTACGTGCACGGTCCCCCGTGGCGCACCACTGCTGACCGTGATTTCGGTTGGGTGTCTTACGCCGCGCGAACTTTCACAGGAGATTTCTGCACCCTATTGCCTTACGTTTATCAAGTCGCGAAGCATTGGTTGTGCGATGTCTCCACGTGTCTAGCGTGTAGCCGATCCCTTAGCGTCGCGTCCAACCCATAGAGATACGCCCGATTTCATCTTGGGTGAATTCGACCGGAACGCGCCACGCCCGCGATTGACCGCAGTAGTCGTACCAACATCGTACTTCTCGATTGAAGTAGCACTCAGATAAACTTCCGCCTACCCACGGACCGCCTTTGGTGGTGCCTCGCTAAATCGTTCGGCTGTGCCGCTACATTTCCCGACCGGAGTCCCGCCTCCCCCTCTCCATGTGCAAGGCGCTCCAAACCCTGAGGGCTCGCGGTGTGAGGCTGGCACCGGCAAGTTGTTTCCAGGACTTCCGCACCTCGATCCAGCGGCTTTTTCGACCGGGCAAGGCATCAAGCATTTTTTTGGCAATCGGAGCCAGGTGCGCAGTTTCGGAGTTCGGCTCCCGCTTGGCATCTTCAAGAATTTTAAGAGCGGCCCTTTCGGACCGCGTCCAACCCGACTCGGTGAACCTGCTCTCCGCGAAATACTCAAAACACGTGCGGAACGTCAAAGCGCGGCCAATGACCGTATGGTTTGGTAGTCCCGCTTGGCTCAGCCACCGCCAGAGATGCCCACACCGCTCCTGGCCGCCATTTTCGGGAGGACCGCGAAATTCCAAGACCAAAAGCATCGCCATGCCAGCGATTTCGCGTCGTATCTCTTCATCCTGCTTTTCGAACCAATCCCGGATTACCTGTAATGGCGTCGCCGGCGGCTTCACAGCCGGTGCCGCAGCGGTGCGGTGGAACGAGACCACGTTTTCCAGCGGGGGCATGCGCGGCCATGGCCTTCCATCTGCGTCCCACAAGACCCACCGCGCTGCAATCTTTTTTGCCTCTTCAGGAGACCTGGTTCGCCAAAGCTCCTTGAGCGCCTCATTGACGTAATATGAGACGTCAGCTTTCAGGCCGCATGTACGTGCTATTGCTGCGCGGCGTCCGGCGTCAATGAGCCGCGCCGCGAAGTTATTCTCTGCGTTCATTTGCCGAGGCCCTTCCTGTCCTTCCTAGCGCGCCCCGCTATCGGCTCTTCGGCGGCGTGATACGGGCCCGCCGGGATCTACACCAGCAGGCGCCGTCTTCCGCCTAAGTCCCAGGGATCACCAACTTCAGTGGTCAGCCATGGCCTCAACTTGCGATCGTGGCCGTGCCCACGTGAGGGCGCCTGTGCATTCCGAGGGTCTGCATTCTTCGTGCCACAGTAACAGTCCGCGATTGGTATTCGTTGGGTATGTTTTTGTTTGCTTTGCGACTTGGGCCCGTCTTGTTTCATTCTACTCATAGATCATCCGTGGCAACTTCATGTGCTGCCGAGAGGTCATCGATTGCGCAAGCGTTTTTCAGCACGTTCAGACCCGGATGAAGGGATCCGTGCCGGCGTCATCGACGCCGTTCGAGTCGACGTCATTGCGACGAGTGCGCCGTCAGATCCCGGCTCCGCTTCGGGGGGACATGCAACCAAGGCGTCGTGTTGCGTGAGGCAGCATGCTTTCTCCCGGTTCGCTCTGCCGGAGGATGCCGCAGATAGCCCAGCATCCTCAGGCAGAGTAATCCGTTCTTTCGGGGCAGAGCCCTCTCCTGGCACGCCGATGGCGATCATTTCATAGTGCTTTCCTCGCTCATTGAGAAATAGGAGGACGGACATTTCTCCACCGCACACGGCGATCCGGTGGACGTCCTCCATTTTGCGATTGAGTCTATGGACAACTCCCAAGCCGCACTCGGCAATCCTGTCGGGTGCAATCGCGCGTCTGATCTACTGAACCGAAGGCGACCTCTAACGCTGGAACTGATTCGCACCATTAGCAAGGAGTGGAACATTCCAATTGACGCCCTGATGGCTCAATACGAACTGGCGGGTACACGCCTAAATTCTGAAGGCCCGCCTACGCGGGGCCTTCATCATTCCCGTACGCCTTCGAAATATACGTGAGGTCACGCGCGACATGCCACCGGCTCAACCTGGTTCGCCGACAACGCCACCGCTCAGCTTCGCATGGTCCCAGAATACCGCAATCATTCCCAAAACGAAGGGCCCCCGCCGGATACGAGGGCCCTTACAGAACTTGGAGGAGGAGAAGTCTCCAAGCTCTATGTTGGCGACTGCAAACCTGAAGACGATACCCATTGATCGATGTCAGCTGCGATCTCCGCCCTCCGCGCACGCTTCAGCAGCTGGTCGCGCTCGACGCCTGGCGGAAGCCGCGCTGCCTTGTGAAAGATATCGCCGGCAAACGCATTGAGCCGATCCTGCAGCGATGGGGCTTGCTTCGCCCCATTTCTGCTTTTCTTCATAACGCGCTCCGTATTTTCTCGGGAGCGTTGAAGCTAACCTTTGCGATGAGCGTATGAAGTTATAATGATCGTTTCCGCAACCTGGGTTACGACCGCGATAATCCTTTGGGCGAACTCGCGCGAAGAAGGTAAGCGCGATTTTCTCCGCACCTTGACGCCGGCGGTTTTGAAGGATTGCCCTAGTATCGGGCGATACCGGGCCGTTCAGGCAGTGGCGGCTTTGTGGAAGTTGAAGGGCAGCAGGTCGGTAATATCGGCGTCGCCGGCGCGCTGAGGCAATTCGGTGAGGACGTGGCGCAACCACGCTAACGGCTCGACACGTGAGGCGCGGCAGGTCAGCATCAGGCTGTAGACGACGGCACTGGCCTTGGCTCCGTCCACGGTATCGCTGAACAACCAACTCTTCCTGCCAGTTGCAAAAACCCTGATGTCGCGCTCCAGAAGATTGTTGTCGATCGGCATGCAGCCGTCCCCGGTGTAGCGCGTCAGATATTCCCATTGGTTTCGGGTGTAGGATACGGCGTCGCCGAGCTTGCTGTCAGGCAAGACCTTCGGGGCCATGTCATCGAGCCATACCTTGAGAGCATTTGAGGACGGGAACACTATGTTGCTGGCGGAAGCGGCGAATGCAGTCGGCCTGTGTTTCACCCTTCTCCGGTGATCCGTCCCGCGCCTGCCTTTCAACCCGGTAGAGCTGGTCGAAGAACCGCAGCGCCTGCTCGGGCGGACCGCCGCCCCTCTTCCTCGCCCTGAGGGCATCGACAAAGCGCCGCCGGGAGTGGGCCATGCAGCCGATGTGGGTGGCCCGTTCCAGCGTGCGCCATGCGGTATAGCCGTCACTCATCACGATGCCGCGGTAATCGCCGAGGAAGGCCTGCGGGTGGATTTGGCCGCGGCCCGGCTGATAATCCAGAAGAACGATGGGCTCGTGACTGCCCTTGCCGCTGCGATAAGCCCACATATACGATGTGCTGGTGGCCTTTCTGTCCTTCTCCTTGAGGACCTGAACCGTCGTCTCGTCGCCATGGATGAGAGGCTGCGATCTGAGCCGCAGCTTCAGGGCGTCATAGATGCGGGAGAGATGTTTCTCGCTCGAGCCGATCACCCAGCGACCCAAAGCGCCGCGGCTGACCGGAACGCCGGCGCGTTCGAAGGCCTGCGCCAGGCGGTAGAGCGGCATGCCATCGACATATTTATGAACCAGCGCGAACGCCAGCGTTGAGGCCGTGGCAACGCTGCCCGGCAGCGGCTGCGTCGGCATCGGCGCGGTCACGACAGGGGCGTTGATTCCGGTGCGATCGCAATGGCGGCACGCATATTTGAAGCGTACGTTCTGTAAAACCTTCGCCTTCACCTCGATATGAAGTTGCTCGGTGACAGCCTCGCCCATGCGATGCATCTGGCCACGGCAGCAAGGACACGCCTTCTGATCGTCGGGCAGGTCATACTCGACGCGCTCACGCGGCAGGTTCGCCGGCAGCGGCCTGCGGCCGCGCTTCTTTCCCGTTGTGTTTTCGACGGGTGGCAAGCCCGTGTCCGGAAGTTCGGCGATATTGTTCGTTTCACTGCCGGCGTCATCCTCATCGGCGGCCTGCTCGGCTTCATTGAAGAGACGATCGACGTGCTTTTCGCTGCGTGGCGCAAAACGATGCAGGCGTGCCAGCGCCAGTTCTTCCTCGAGTTTGACGACGCGGTCGGCGAGTTGATGGTTCTCCGCCTGCAGCGCAGCAATGCGCGCCAACAGCACTTCAACACTCGGATCGCCGGTTCGATTCATCGGATTCTTGAATCTGAACCGTACCGACGCGTCAACCGCTCAACTCGAGAGCTCAGCCGGCAACCTGATAGTGCCGCACCGGATGGCGGACCATCGCATCGATATCGATGCCATCAAGGATCCAGTGCAATTGCTCGGTCGTAAGCCGGACGACCGCCTCCTGGCCGCGCGGCCATCGGAACTTGTCCTCGGTCAGCCGCTTCAGGACCAGCACAAAGCCGGACCGGTCGAAGAACAGCAACTTCATCCGGTCGCAACGGCGATTGCAGAACGCAAAAACCGCCGGCGTGAATGGATCG
This Bradyrhizobium sp. CCBAU 53421 DNA region includes the following protein-coding sequences:
- the tnpB gene encoding IS66 family insertion sequence element accessory protein TnpB (TnpB, as the term is used for proteins encoded by IS66 family insertion elements, is considered an accessory protein, since TnpC, encoded by a neighboring gene, is a DDE family transposase.) produces the protein MFRLGGDLQVYLHREPIDFRAGINSLAVLVQETMALDPFTPAVFAFCNRRCDRMKLLFFDRSGFVLVLKRLTEDKFRWPRGQEAVVRLTTEQLHWILDGIDIDAMVRHPVRHYQVAG